In Bacteroidota bacterium, a single window of DNA contains:
- a CDS encoding class II aldolase/adducin family protein, with protein sequence MLNAGRIIEELVAVCHRVDAKGFVAAADGNISARLPNGNILITPSSLNKGFVMPDDLVEISLHGERVAGKATPSSEKAMHLFIYKHRPDVNAVVHCHPVYATAFAAARIPLSERLFPEVIIGLGAVPLARYATPSTEEVGESIAPYVNSADAVLLTNHGVVTYGNDLWDAYFKMEKVEQMAQIEFAARALGGAKELSSDEVSRLLRIAESSYRRNASAVAAVTPSREIEITEEEFHAIVEEVKKRLHQSA encoded by the coding sequence ATGCTCAATGCCGGACGGATCATCGAAGAACTTGTTGCGGTGTGTCATCGCGTTGACGCGAAGGGGTTTGTTGCCGCGGCCGACGGTAACATCAGCGCACGCCTGCCGAACGGAAATATCCTGATCACCCCGTCATCCCTGAACAAAGGATTCGTCATGCCGGACGATCTTGTCGAGATCTCTCTGCACGGCGAGCGCGTTGCGGGCAAAGCAACGCCGTCGTCCGAAAAGGCGATGCATCTATTCATCTATAAACACCGCCCGGACGTGAATGCCGTCGTTCATTGTCATCCTGTATACGCGACGGCGTTTGCCGCGGCACGCATTCCGTTGTCGGAACGGTTGTTTCCGGAGGTCATCATCGGCCTCGGCGCCGTTCCGCTCGCCCGTTATGCGACGCCGTCGACCGAGGAGGTCGGAGAGTCGATAGCCCCGTACGTGAACTCTGCGGACGCCGTTCTGCTGACAAACCACGGTGTGGTGACCTACGGAAACGACCTCTGGGACGCATATTTCAAGATGGAGAAAGTCGAGCAGATGGCCCAGATCGAATTTGCGGCAAGAGCGCTGGGGGGAGCGAAGGAGCTATCATCCGACGAAGTGTCGAGACTTCTTAGGATCGCTGAATCGTCCTACCGGAGAAATGCTTCGGCCGTTGCAGCCGTCACGCCATCCCGGGAGATTGAGATTACGGAAGAAGAATTTCACGCGATCGTTGAAGAGGTAAAGAAGCGATTGCATCAATCAGCATAA
- the metF gene encoding methylenetetrahydrofolate reductase [NAD(P)H] — translation MHISKVLEENHPSLSFEFFPPKNEEASKSLFSSIKDLTPLKPSYVSVTYGAGGSTRQLTHELVVKLQQETNLTIVSHLTCVGSTKDETLKILTKYQASGIENVMALRGDPPKGEGKFVPVENGFAHAGELVAFIKKHFPALGIGVAAFTEGHPDTPNRLLEMEYLKMKVDQGADYICTQLFFDNNDFYDFCERAHLAGVRVPIIAGIMPVTSRKGLARMADLALGVHFPAKLLRALSRAEDDDYVEKVGVHWATEQVRDLIDHNVRGVHFYTLNKSKATLKIYETLGVRTSDSFKTQITNLSAFK, via the coding sequence ATGCACATCTCGAAGGTGCTGGAAGAAAACCACCCATCGCTGAGCTTCGAATTCTTTCCCCCAAAGAACGAAGAGGCATCGAAGAGCCTCTTTTCCTCAATCAAAGATCTCACCCCGCTGAAGCCTTCGTATGTCAGCGTTACGTACGGCGCCGGCGGGTCGACGCGCCAGCTGACTCACGAACTCGTCGTAAAACTTCAGCAGGAAACAAACCTCACGATCGTTTCCCATCTTACATGCGTCGGTTCGACGAAGGATGAGACCCTGAAGATCCTAACAAAGTACCAGGCCAGCGGAATCGAGAACGTCATGGCGCTCAGGGGCGATCCGCCGAAGGGGGAAGGGAAGTTCGTTCCTGTCGAAAATGGATTTGCGCACGCCGGAGAATTGGTGGCGTTCATCAAGAAGCATTTTCCCGCTCTCGGGATCGGCGTCGCCGCCTTTACCGAGGGGCATCCGGACACGCCCAACAGGCTGCTGGAGATGGAGTATCTCAAGATGAAGGTCGACCAGGGGGCCGACTACATCTGCACGCAGCTTTTTTTCGACAACAACGACTTTTATGATTTCTGCGAACGGGCTCATCTTGCCGGCGTCCGCGTTCCGATCATTGCCGGGATCATGCCGGTGACGTCGCGGAAAGGGCTCGCCCGGATGGCCGACCTTGCTCTCGGCGTTCATTTCCCGGCGAAGCTCTTGAGAGCGCTCTCCCGCGCCGAAGACGACGACTATGTCGAGAAGGTCGGCGTTCACTGGGCGACTGAACAGGTCCGTGACCTTATCGACCACAATGTTCGCGGCGTCCATTTTTATACGCTCAATAAATCCAAGGCGACCCTGAAAATTTACGAAACGCTCGGCGTGAGGACTTCGGACAGCTTCAAAACGCAGATAACAAATTTGAGCGCATTCAAATAA
- a CDS encoding D-alanine--D-alanine ligase family protein has product MADKIRVGVLFGGRSGEHEVSLVSAASVIEALDRKKYDVIPIGITPEGRWLSAANAVKLLKEKSSVENLPEHLILPDPRKQGLVEINTAGVGAIQNIDVVFPVLHGTFGEDGTVQGLLELAGVPYVGAGVLGSAVGMDKMIQKQVLEAAKIRVAQGLSFLISEFEEEQKKIIQRVEEELEYPCFVKPSNTGSSIGISKAHGRKELIAAVALAGQYDRKIIVERSIEKAREIECAVIGNDKPAASVLGEVIPSNEFYDYDAKYVDGKSTSVIPADIPKWAVRKIQYIACKAFKALDCSGLARVDFLVQGNGSKIYLNEINTIPGFTSISMFPKLWEASGLAYPDLLDKVIRLALERHRARSVLKTTYTPKKDWYKE; this is encoded by the coding sequence ATGGCAGATAAAATTAGGGTCGGCGTTCTCTTCGGCGGGCGATCGGGGGAGCACGAGGTTTCTCTCGTCTCTGCTGCTTCGGTCATTGAGGCGCTCGACAGGAAAAAATATGACGTTATTCCGATCGGCATCACTCCCGAAGGACGATGGCTCAGCGCAGCGAACGCCGTGAAATTATTGAAAGAAAAATCCTCCGTCGAAAACCTTCCCGAACACCTGATCCTTCCCGACCCGCGCAAACAGGGGCTCGTTGAAATCAATACTGCCGGCGTCGGGGCGATCCAGAATATCGACGTGGTGTTCCCGGTGCTCCATGGCACCTTCGGCGAGGACGGCACGGTGCAGGGTTTGCTCGAACTTGCCGGAGTGCCGTATGTCGGCGCGGGTGTTCTTGGATCGGCGGTCGGGATGGATAAGATGATCCAGAAACAGGTCCTGGAAGCCGCGAAAATCCGTGTTGCCCAGGGGCTCTCTTTTTTGATTTCGGAGTTTGAGGAAGAGCAGAAGAAGATCATTCAACGGGTTGAGGAAGAACTTGAGTATCCCTGTTTCGTGAAACCGTCGAACACCGGTTCGAGCATCGGGATCAGCAAGGCGCACGGCCGGAAGGAACTGATCGCCGCCGTCGCTCTCGCGGGGCAGTACGACAGGAAGATCATTGTTGAACGGTCCATCGAAAAAGCGCGGGAGATCGAATGCGCGGTGATCGGCAATGACAAGCCGGCGGCATCGGTGCTTGGTGAGGTCATCCCGTCGAACGAATTCTATGATTACGATGCCAAATATGTTGATGGAAAATCAACATCGGTTATTCCCGCCGACATTCCGAAGTGGGCGGTAAGGAAGATTCAATACATCGCTTGCAAGGCATTCAAAGCGCTCGATTGTTCCGGGTTAGCCCGTGTCGATTTTCTTGTGCAGGGGAACGGTTCGAAAATCTATTTGAATGAGATCAACACGATCCCCGGTTTTACATCGATCAGCATGTTTCCGAAACTATGGGAGGCTTCCGGACTTGCGTACCCCGACCTTCTTGACAAGGTCATCCGGTTAGCGCTTGAACGTCACCGGGCGAGGTCGGTCTTGAAAACGACCTATACCCCGAAGAAAGATTGGTACAAAGAGTGA
- a CDS encoding septum formation initiator family protein has product MRSLLAKLWSNKKLSGLLAAAFIILLYVLFNNQGVLQRIRLERQKKEMLQKIQQAEQEQKQLQDQSKALDGDKKAIEKVAREKYGMVREGEKVYKVAPKK; this is encoded by the coding sequence GTGCGTTCCCTTCTTGCCAAGCTTTGGTCGAATAAGAAGCTTAGTGGATTGCTCGCCGCAGCGTTTATCATCCTGCTCTATGTCCTCTTCAACAATCAAGGGGTTCTCCAGCGGATCAGGCTTGAACGACAGAAAAAAGAGATGCTGCAAAAGATCCAGCAGGCGGAACAGGAGCAGAAGCAGCTTCAGGACCAATCGAAAGCGCTCGACGGAGACAAGAAAGCCATAGAAAAAGTTGCACGCGAGAAATACGGCATGGTGCGCGAGGGGGAAAAAGTATACAAAGTAGCTCCGAAGAAGTAA
- a CDS encoding nuclear transport factor 2 family protein: MRIRLTLLVQFVVIFGAGYVCVRAESDPIANQLAQVEREFSHAAGERGIKAAFLSFFDDDCVAFYPQPANAKKSLIDEPESGAALSWFPVVVEVSASGDFGFTTGPSEYRPGGKTDTTVYYGHFVSVWKKNPEGQWKVVLDVGSGYPKEDKRDEEFTARRNSAREKKKHDSSGSDRSGMMTADSLLSLLATANGNADAAREFYADDVRVYRKGFFPSQSKNRAEGLVHDEKFSRFACYGGRISAAGDLGCTYGIAVGGDSDTSSYIRVWRNEGEWKVVVDVLKPWPSKK, from the coding sequence GTGAGAATTCGGCTCACATTGCTGGTGCAGTTCGTCGTCATATTCGGTGCCGGATATGTTTGCGTTCGTGCAGAGTCGGATCCTATCGCGAATCAGCTGGCGCAGGTGGAACGTGAGTTTTCACATGCAGCGGGCGAACGAGGGATCAAGGCAGCCTTCCTTTCATTTTTTGACGATGATTGCGTCGCCTTTTATCCGCAGCCGGCGAACGCCAAAAAATCGCTTATCGATGAGCCGGAGTCAGGGGCCGCACTCAGCTGGTTTCCCGTTGTTGTCGAGGTCTCCGCGTCCGGCGATTTTGGGTTTACTACCGGACCGTCCGAGTACCGGCCCGGGGGGAAAACGGACACGACCGTTTACTACGGGCATTTTGTTTCTGTCTGGAAGAAAAATCCTGAAGGTCAGTGGAAGGTCGTTCTCGACGTCGGAAGCGGATATCCTAAAGAAGACAAGAGAGATGAAGAGTTTACCGCGAGAAGAAATTCCGCCCGTGAGAAAAAAAAGCACGATTCTTCCGGCTCTGATCGATCAGGGATGATGACTGCGGACAGCCTGTTGTCTCTCCTCGCAACGGCGAACGGAAATGCCGATGCCGCGCGGGAATTCTACGCGGACGATGTTCGTGTTTATCGAAAAGGGTTTTTCCCTTCGCAATCGAAAAATCGTGCTGAGGGTCTGGTGCATGACGAAAAGTTCTCCCGCTTCGCCTGTTATGGCGGCAGGATCTCTGCGGCCGGCGACCTGGGGTGTACGTATGGAATTGCCGTCGGCGGCGATTCCGATACGAGTAGCTACATCAGGGTGTGGAGAAACGAGGGTGAATGGAAGGTCGTTGTTGACGTGTTGAAACCGTGGCCGTCGAAGAAGTAG
- a CDS encoding ABC transporter ATP-binding protein: MPENNSLIHVSHIIKTYEMGDVEVHALRGVTLDVDRGEFVAIMGASGSGKSTFMNIMGCLDVPTKGEYLLDNVNVSKLNRDSLARIRNEKIGFVFQGFNLLSRTSALENVELPMFYRSLSNKARREKAMESLRIVGLEDRWHHMPNQLSGGQQQRVAIARALVNDPSIILADEPTGNLDSRTSVEVMEIFQHLNDKGITIMLVTHEMDIAEFAKRNVVFKDGKVKKDFSVGSRRVAEEQLKLMPVGIDEEGEQAA, encoded by the coding sequence ATGCCAGAGAATAATTCTCTCATTCACGTTAGTCACATTATCAAGACCTACGAGATGGGCGACGTCGAGGTTCATGCGCTCCGCGGGGTCACGCTCGATGTCGATCGCGGCGAGTTCGTGGCGATCATGGGGGCCTCGGGGTCCGGCAAATCGACGTTCATGAATATTATGGGATGTCTCGACGTTCCCACCAAAGGTGAATACCTTCTCGACAATGTCAATGTCAGCAAACTGAACAGGGACAGCCTCGCCCGTATCCGCAATGAGAAAATAGGGTTTGTCTTTCAGGGATTCAACCTGCTGTCCCGTACCTCGGCGCTGGAAAATGTCGAGCTCCCCATGTTCTACCGCTCGCTGTCGAATAAGGCCCGGCGTGAGAAAGCGATGGAGTCGCTCCGCATTGTCGGGCTCGAGGACCGTTGGCACCACATGCCGAACCAGCTCTCCGGCGGGCAGCAGCAGCGCGTTGCGATCGCCCGCGCGCTCGTCAACGACCCGTCGATCATCCTTGCCGACGAACCGACGGGCAACCTCGACAGCAGGACAAGCGTCGAGGTGATGGAAATTTTCCAGCACCTCAACGACAAGGGAATTACTATCATGCTCGTCACGCATGAAATGGACATCGCGGAATTTGCGAAGCGGAATGTCGTGTTCAAGGACGGTAAAGTGAAAAAGGATTTTTCGGTCGGAAGCCGGAGGGTCGCCGAAGAACAGCTGAAATTGATGCCGGTCGGCATCGATGAGGAAGGGGAGCAAGCCGCATGA
- a CDS encoding ABC transporter permease has translation MNFLNIMKVSTRSLGRNKMRSFLTMLGIIIGVGAVIATMAVGTGAQVSIQQQIASLGTNVLLIFPGSLNQGGVRSGTGSVTTLNADDLAAIQTQCPSVGMASPVIMTSGQLVYGEQNWGTRITGSNPDYFEIRSWPLSSGVPFTDADVRSATKVCVLGQTVVDNLFKGSNAIGAIIRIKNMPFKVVGVLSPKGQSAQGQDQDDIVVAPYSTVQKKMMGVTYLGIIMVSAVSETAMEDAQNQVTDLLRVRHKIQPWEDNDFTIRNQTEIANAASATTKVLTVLLASIASISLLVGGIGIMNIMLVSVTERTREIGIRMSIGARGRDILLQFLVEAVVLSMSGGLIGVILGVALSNLISKLAGWSTLVAASSVGLAFLFAAGVGIFFGFYPARKAAMLNPIDALRYE, from the coding sequence ATGAATTTTCTGAATATTATGAAAGTGTCGACACGATCGCTCGGACGGAATAAGATGCGCTCGTTTCTTACGATGCTCGGCATCATCATCGGTGTCGGCGCGGTCATTGCTACGATGGCCGTCGGCACGGGAGCTCAGGTGAGCATCCAGCAGCAGATCGCTTCCCTCGGCACGAACGTCCTTCTTATTTTCCCGGGCTCGTTGAACCAGGGGGGAGTGAGAAGCGGCACCGGCTCGGTCACGACGCTGAATGCAGACGACCTTGCGGCAATTCAAACTCAATGTCCTTCGGTCGGGATGGCCTCGCCGGTCATCATGACATCGGGACAGTTGGTTTACGGCGAGCAGAATTGGGGAACGCGCATCACCGGCTCGAACCCGGATTATTTCGAGATCCGGAGCTGGCCCTTATCGAGCGGTGTCCCGTTCACGGACGCCGATGTCCGGAGCGCGACCAAAGTGTGCGTGCTCGGCCAGACGGTCGTGGATAATTTGTTCAAGGGCTCGAATGCCATCGGCGCCATTATTCGGATAAAAAACATGCCGTTCAAGGTCGTCGGAGTCTTATCGCCGAAAGGACAATCGGCACAGGGGCAGGATCAGGATGATATCGTGGTCGCACCGTATTCGACGGTCCAAAAGAAAATGATGGGAGTGACCTATCTTGGCATTATCATGGTATCGGCGGTCAGCGAGACAGCAATGGAGGATGCGCAAAATCAGGTGACTGACCTATTGAGGGTGCGTCATAAGATCCAGCCATGGGAGGACAACGATTTCACGATCAGAAACCAGACCGAGATCGCCAATGCCGCGTCGGCGACGACAAAGGTCCTTACCGTGCTCCTTGCCTCTATCGCGTCGATCTCGCTCCTCGTCGGCGGCATCGGCATCATGAATATCATGCTCGTATCCGTTACCGAGCGGACGCGCGAGATCGGCATTCGAATGTCGATCGGCGCCCGCGGCCGGGATATCCTGCTTCAATTTCTCGTCGAAGCGGTCGTCCTGAGCATGTCGGGAGGACTTATCGGCGTTATCCTGGGCGTCGCGTTGTCGAATTTGATTTCCAAGCTCGCCGGCTGGTCGACGCTTGTCGCCGCGTCCTCGGTGGGCCTTGCATTTCTGTTTGCTGCCGGGGTTGGCATCTTCTTTGGATTCTATCCAGCCCGAAAGGCGGCGATGTTGAACCCCATCGATGCATTGCGGTACGAATGA
- a CDS encoding methyltransferase domain-containing protein, whose product MESEISPTSKPSFRTLLANAVSPLPQRRLKHGECRAQGGKLCTLCSAHKIEYDIEFQIKNSVLEAFWTAQGLSPAIEPLVASPFGRNYRVVTKRKAFFSGGTVKLGLIGIEEDPSEVNPITVDLCMIEPVKHSEIYQCLQAYINRKELRNVAEFINYVVVKGNYDELAVILNLAAFNSNVRPFVNRLSKHLTATVQGIASVFVVVDEKKSRYYMPQRSKNQKIPFQKVFGKGELYQRIGGKKFLFSPLSFSQTNLSILGVFVRTVHELLDLRPDDRLLDLYCGYGIFSLSAAKALKSAVGVELSWDAVGDAKRNAERLKIPNCKYLQGDIDEENLERILSTNNKTTKVILDPPRNGTKPGIVELIAAHKIQRALHIICNIDLLPAEIARWKQCGYNISRAVPFDMFPGTSEVEIAICLERKRAGIFLPTKG is encoded by the coding sequence ATGGAATCAGAAATTTCCCCGACATCAAAGCCGTCATTCAGAACACTCCTTGCCAACGCCGTTTCTCCTCTGCCGCAGCGCCGTTTGAAACACGGCGAGTGCCGCGCCCAAGGGGGGAAACTATGCACGCTGTGCAGCGCCCATAAGATAGAGTATGATATCGAGTTTCAGATAAAGAATTCAGTGCTGGAGGCGTTCTGGACAGCACAAGGATTATCCCCCGCCATTGAACCGCTCGTGGCCTCCCCTTTCGGAAGAAACTATCGGGTGGTGACAAAAAGAAAAGCTTTTTTTTCCGGCGGAACAGTAAAGTTAGGATTGATCGGGATCGAAGAAGATCCGTCAGAAGTAAATCCGATCACCGTCGACCTCTGCATGATCGAACCCGTAAAGCATTCAGAGATCTATCAGTGCCTTCAGGCATACATCAACAGAAAAGAACTCCGGAATGTTGCCGAATTCATAAACTACGTAGTGGTCAAGGGAAATTATGATGAGCTTGCGGTGATCCTGAATCTGGCAGCGTTCAACTCGAACGTCCGTCCGTTCGTCAACCGGCTTTCGAAGCATCTGACCGCGACTGTCCAGGGAATTGCGAGCGTTTTTGTCGTGGTGGATGAGAAGAAATCACGGTATTACATGCCCCAGCGCTCCAAGAATCAGAAAATACCCTTTCAGAAAGTTTTCGGAAAGGGGGAGCTATACCAGAGGATCGGAGGGAAAAAATTCCTTTTTTCACCTCTTTCTTTTTCGCAGACAAATCTCTCGATTCTGGGGGTTTTCGTCCGAACGGTCCACGAACTTCTGGACTTACGGCCGGATGACCGCCTTCTCGACCTTTATTGCGGATACGGCATTTTTTCGCTGAGCGCTGCGAAGGCCCTTAAGAGCGCTGTCGGCGTCGAGCTTTCTTGGGATGCGGTCGGCGACGCAAAGCGCAATGCGGAACGGTTGAAGATCCCGAACTGCAAGTATCTTCAAGGCGACATCGACGAAGAAAACCTCGAACGGATCCTCTCAACCAACAACAAGACGACGAAGGTCATCCTCGATCCCCCGCGAAACGGAACCAAGCCGGGAATCGTCGAACTCATTGCCGCGCACAAAATCCAACGAGCGCTTCATATCATATGCAATATCGACCTCCTGCCGGCGGAGATAGCGCGATGGAAGCAGTGCGGCTACAACATTTCGCGTGCGGTGCCTTTCGACATGTTTCCGGGGACGAGCGAGGTAGAAATTGCGATTTGCCTTGAAAGGAAACGGGCGGGGATTTTTCTGCCGACAAAAGGCTGA
- a CDS encoding efflux RND transporter periplasmic adaptor subunit, whose translation MKNRVILVAILSVAVIGAGGFFYFSNGSAPDVLYRTEKITRGDIQVVVTATGTVSADTTVAVGTQVSGVISKLYVDFNSRVKRGQVIAQIDPTFLQSAVEDAQASLERAKAQTDDSKRIYLREKELLAKGLAAQADYDAAITTYESNVAAQKSAQSALDRAIINLKYATITSPIDGVVLSRAVDVGQTVAASFSTPTLFSIANDLTKMQVQASVDEADIGRVQNGQEVLFTVDAYPEQTFHGTVTQIRLAPVTVQNVITYTVVIDVPNPDLKLMPGMTATATILVTKKENVLKIPTIAFRFQPQADQIETRKDTASAADDSARAERRKQFAQMQGGGAPGQGQGGRPSKLWVMGKNKKLIPIFVRPGIADGTFTEIMFGKVEEGQEVIVGSMSQRPSASATPFSGGGGMRRF comes from the coding sequence ATGAAAAACAGAGTCATTCTTGTCGCTATTCTCTCGGTCGCCGTCATCGGCGCGGGAGGATTTTTCTACTTTTCCAACGGATCGGCTCCCGACGTACTGTATAGAACGGAAAAAATCACGCGCGGCGACATTCAAGTGGTCGTGACCGCGACCGGAACGGTGAGCGCTGACACGACTGTTGCGGTCGGAACCCAGGTCTCCGGCGTCATCTCGAAACTGTATGTCGACTTCAACAGCAGAGTCAAAAGAGGTCAGGTGATCGCACAGATCGATCCGACCTTCCTACAATCGGCCGTCGAAGACGCTCAGGCAAGTTTGGAAAGGGCAAAAGCCCAGACCGATGATTCAAAACGGATCTATCTTCGTGAGAAAGAACTTCTGGCGAAAGGACTTGCGGCGCAGGCAGATTATGATGCAGCCATCACGACATACGAGTCGAATGTTGCCGCACAGAAATCAGCCCAGTCGGCGCTTGACCGCGCCATCATCAATCTAAAGTATGCGACGATCACGTCGCCGATCGACGGTGTCGTGCTATCCCGAGCCGTGGATGTCGGACAAACCGTCGCGGCGAGTTTCTCCACGCCGACGCTTTTCAGCATCGCGAACGACCTTACTAAAATGCAGGTGCAGGCCTCGGTCGATGAAGCCGATATCGGCAGAGTCCAAAACGGACAGGAGGTTTTATTCACCGTCGATGCCTATCCCGAACAAACGTTTCACGGAACGGTCACGCAGATCCGCCTCGCGCCGGTGACGGTTCAGAACGTCATCACGTATACCGTCGTCATCGATGTTCCGAATCCCGATCTGAAGCTTATGCCCGGGATGACGGCGACCGCAACTATTCTTGTGACAAAGAAGGAAAACGTGCTGAAGATCCCTACGATCGCTTTTCGTTTTCAACCCCAGGCCGACCAGATCGAGACGCGGAAGGATACAGCGAGCGCCGCAGATGATTCAGCGCGTGCTGAACGGAGAAAGCAATTTGCCCAGATGCAGGGAGGCGGAGCTCCGGGACAGGGACAAGGCGGGCGCCCGTCAAAACTCTGGGTGATGGGCAAGAACAAAAAACTCATCCCTATTTTTGTCCGTCCTGGAATCGCGGACGGAACCTTTACCGAGATCATGTTCGGCAAAGTGGAAGAGGGGCAGGAGGTCATTGTGGGTTCGATGTCACAGCGTCCGAGTGCGTCGGCAACACCCTTCAGCGGTGGCGGCGGAATGCGGAGATTTTAA